A segment of the Streptomyces sp. NBC_01235 genome:
AGGCGCGGTGCCCTGGGACCACCCGTGCGCGGTCGGCGGCATCGGCTCCACCGGCTCCTACGCGGCGAACGAACTGGCCCGCGAGGCGGACGTCGTCCTCGGCATCGGGACGCGGTACTCCGACTTCACCACCGCCAGCCACACCGTCTTCGGCAACCCCGACGTCACGTTCGTCAACCTCAACGTGGCCCGCCTGGACGCCGTCAAACACTCCGCCGAACCCCTGGTCGCGGACGCCCGGCTCGCCATCCAGGCACTCGCCGGCGCACTGAAGGACTGGGAAGTCCCGGCGGATTACCGGTCGAGGACCCGTGAACTCATCACCCGGACACGGGAGATCGAGGAACGCTGCTTCAACCTGGGCCACAGCCCGCTCCCCGCCCAGACGGAGATCCTCGGCGCGCTCAACGACGTCCTCGACGACCGCGCCGTCGTCATCAACGCGGCCGGCTCCATGCCCGGCGACCTGCAACAGCTGTGGCGTGCCCGCGATCCCAAGGCCTACCACGTCGAATACGCCTACTCCTGCATGGGCTACGAGGTCGCCGCCGGCGTCGGTACGAAGATGGCCGACCCCTCGCGCGAGGTCGTCGTCCTCGTCGGCGACGGCTCGTATCTGATGATGGCTCAGGAAATCGTGACCATGGTCTCCGAAGGCCTCAAGGTCATCATCGTCCTCGTCCAGAACCACGGCTTCGCCTCCATCGGCGCCCTCTCCGAGTCCCTCGGCTCGCAGCGCTTCGGCACCAAGTACCGCTACCGCAACGGCGATTCAGGCCAGCTCGACGGCGACGTCCTCCCCGTCGACCTCGCCGCCAACGCCTCCAGCCTCGGCGCGGACGTCCTTCACGCCACCACCGTCGATCAGTTCCGTACCGCGATGGAGAAGGCCAAGGCCGCCCACCGCACCACCGTCGTGCACGTCGAAACCGACCTCTACGGGCCCAACCCGCCCGGCCACGGCTGGTGGGACGTCCCCGTCAGCCAGACCTCCGCCCTGGACACCACCCAAGCGGCCCACAACACCTACGCCACCCACAAGCACGCCCAGCGGCACTACCTCTGAGAAGGACCCTCACGTGACAACCATCCTTCACTGGATCAACGGCTCCCCCGCCACCGGCACAAGTAGGCAAACCGCGCCGGTGTTCAACCCGGCCACCGGTCAGGAGCAGGCCCGGGTCGCCCTCGCCGGCGCGGCCGAGGTGGACGCCGCCGTCACCGCCGCCGCGACGGCCTTCGAAACCTGGTCGCAGTCCTCGCTCACCCAGCGCACGCAGGTGATGTTTGCCTTCCGTCAGCTCCTCGTCGAGCACGAGGAGGAGCTCGGCCGGATCATCTCCGCCGAGCACGGCAAGACCGTCGACGACGCCCGCGGCGAAATCACCCGCGGCCGGGAAGTCGTCGAGTTCGCCTGCGGCCTCGGCGACATCCTCAAAGGCTCCTACTCCGACCAGGTATCCCGCGGCGTCGACGTGCACAACTTCCGCCAGCCCCTCGGCGTCGTCGCCGGCATCACACCCTTCAACTTCCCCGCCATGGTGCCCCTGTGGATGCACCCCATCGCCATCGCCACCGGCAACACCTTCATCCTCAAGCCCAGCGAACGCGACCCCTCAGCCGCCAACTTCATCGCCGACCTGTACCAGAAGGCCGGACTGCCGGACGGCGTCTTCAACGTCGTCCACGGCGGCAAGGACGCGGTCGACGCGATCCTCACCCACCCCGGCATCGAAGCCGTCTCCTTCGTCGGCTCCACACCCATCGCCAAATACGTCCACCAGACGGCCACCGCCCACGGCAAGCGCGTCCAGGCCCTCGGCGGCGCCAAGAACCACGCCGTCGTCCTGCCCGACGCCGACCTCGACTTCGCCGCCAACCACATCACCGCCGGCGCCTACGGCTCGGCGGGAGAGCGCTGCATGGCCGTGTCGGTGGCCGTCGCAGTCGGCGAAGCCGCCGACGCCCTGGTCGAGGTACTGGAGCGCAAGGCCCGCGAAGTGATGGTCGGCCCCGGCGACGCCCCGGGCACCGAGATGGGCCCACTCGTCGCCAAGGCCGCCCAGGAGCGCGTCGAGAACGCAGTCGGAACAGCCGCCGGGCAGGGCGCCACCGTCGTCGTCGACGGCCGCGGGCTGAAGATCGACGGACACGAAGACGGCTTCTTCACCGGCCCCACCCTCCTCGACCACGTCACCACCGAAATGGACGCCTACAAGGAAGAACTGTTCGGCCCCGTCCTCGCCATCGTCCGTGCCGACACCCTCGACGAGGCGATCGCGCTGATCAACGCCAACCCCTACGGCAACGGCACCGCCCTGTTCACCGCCTCCGGCGAAGCCGCCCGCCGCTTCCAGCGCAACATCAAGGTCGGCATGATCGGCATCAACGTCCCCGTGCCCGTCCCGATGTCCTACTACTCCTTCGGCGGCTGGAAGGACTCCCTCATCGGCGACTCCCCCATCCACGGCCCCGAAGGCATCCGCTTCTACACCCGCCCCAAGGTCGTCACCACCCGCTGGCCCCAACCCACCCAGCAACTCGCCGCCGGCTTCAACTTCCCCACCTCCAACTGACACCGCTACGTGTCCCTTTGAAAGGCACCCCCATGACAACGTCCGGCAAGCCCCTTTCCGTCGCGGTGATCGGAGCCGGTATGGCCGGCCGCAGCCACGCCGCGGGGTATCGCAACGTCAACACGGTCTTCGGGGCCGGGCTTCCGCCGATCCGGCTGGCCGCGATCGCCGACGCCAACGTCGCGCTCGGTGAGGACGCCGCGCGCCGTTACGGCTTCGAGAAGGCGCTCCCGAGCTGGGAGGCCGTCGTCGAGGACCCGACGATCGACGCCGTCAGCATCGTCGTGGGCAACGCGCTGCACCGGCCGATCGCGGAGGCGCTGGTCGCCGCGGGCAAGCACGTGCTGTGCGAGAAGCCGCTGGCCGGTTCGCTGGAAGACGCGCGGGCGATGGCCGAGTTGGAGCGCTCCGCCGGCGTCGTGACCGCCGTCGGCTACACCTTCCGCCGCTCCCCCGGCATCGCCGGAATCCGTGACCACGTGCAGCGCGGTGAGCTGGGCGACCTCACCCTGTTCAGCGGGCGCTACTGGTGCGACTACGCGACCGACCCGAACGGGCCGCTGAGCTGGCGGTTCAAGGGCGATTCCGGTTCCGGTGCGCTCGGGGACGTCGGCTCGCACGTCATCGACGCCGCCGAGTACGTCGCCGGGCCCATCGCCTCGGTCTCCGGCGCTTCCCTGTCGACGCAGATCGCCAAGCGTCCGCTGCCGCTGGGCGCGGTCGTCGGGCACAACGCGGCGCCCGTCTCCGACGAGGTGGGTGAGGTCGAGAACGAGGACACGGCCTCGTTCACCGCTCGCTTCGAGTCGGGTCTCGTGGGCACCTTCTCGGTGACGCGCACCGGCTTCGGCCTGCCCAACGGGCTCGCCTTCGACGTGCTGGGCGTGGGCGGCCGGGCCGCGTTCGACCAGCACCGGCCCGCCGAGTACCTCTTCGACGACGCCCAGCCCGAGGCCCGCACGCGCGGTGCCCGGCAGATCATCGTCGGGCCGCAGCTGCCGTACTTCGCCGGCGGTGTCCCGATGGAGGCGCCGGGGGTGGGCGCCGGCAACGCCGACAACTTCACCTACCAGGCGCGGGCGTTCCTCGACCAGGTCACGGGCGTCGCCGAACCGCTGCCCGCCTGTGCCACGTTCGCCGACGCGCTGCGGACCATGGAGATCATCCAGGCCGTCGTCGCCTCCTCCCGCAACGGCGGCACCGCCGTCCCGGTTCCGCCCGCCGCCTGACCTCCCGCAGAGCCCGTAGAGAAGGAAACTGTCACATGGCCCTCAAGCTCGGCGCCTACACCGCCTGTCTGCACGACCGGCCCCTCACCGAGGCCCTCGACATCCTCAAGGAGAACGGTCTGACCTCCGTCGAGGTCAACACCGGCGGCTTCATACCGTCCCCGCACTGCCCGGTCGACCTGCTCCTGTCCTCCGCCACCGCCCGCGAGGAGTACCTGGCGGCCTTCGCCGCCCGCGGGATGGAACTGACGGGGCTCAACTGCAACGGCAACCCCCTCAACCCGCTCCCCGGCGTCGGCCCGAAGCACGCCGACGACCTGCGCCGCACCATCCGCCTCGCGGGCCTGCTCGGTGTCAAGCACGTCGTCACCATGTCCGGGACGCCGGGCTCCGACCCCGGCGCCAAGTATCCCTCCTGGGTCGTCAACCCGTGGGACGGCGTCTACATGGACGTCCTCGACTACCAGTGGGGCGTCGCCGTCGCGTTCTGGAAGGAGATCGACGCGCTCGCCCGGGCCAACGACGTCCGGGTGGCCATCGAGATGCACCCGCACAACGTCGTGTTCTCCCCGGTCACGCTCAAGCGGCTCGTCGACGCGACGGGCGCGACCAACGTCGGCGCGGAGATGGACCCCTCCCATCTGATGTGGCAGGGCATGGACGTCATCGCCTCCATCAAGTGGCTGGGCCCGCTGGTGTTCCACGCCGCCGCGAAGGACGCCACGCTCTGCCCCGGTGCCGACATCCGCGGCGTACTCGACACCTCGTTCACCCGTGTCCCCGCCGACGCGCCCGGCAAGGTGCCCACCGGCTACGGGTTCTGGTGCAACGCCTGGCCGGAGAACCCGGCCTGGAAGTTCGTCGCCGTCGGCGTCGGCAACGACGTCCCCTTCTGGACCGAGTTCCTGCGCGCCCTCGCCGAGATCGACCCGGACATGGCCGTGAACATCGAGCACGAGGACGCCGCCTACTCCCAGACCGAAGGACTCGCCCTGGCCGCCAAGAACCTGCACAGCGCCGCGTCCGCGATCTGACCAGCCCGCACACGTGGCGCCGCTCCCGCCGACCGGTTGGGGCCGGAGCGGGGCCACGTCTCCGCGGCGGCCTGCAGGGGCAGGTCGCCGTCGAAATCCTGTTCCGGGCGGTTCTACCGCCCAGAAGTGGGCCCAGCCTGCCGGGCAGGCGGCCCGGCACGCCGGCGAGCGGCGGGACGAGCAGCACCATCAGCCGGTATCAGGCGGCGAACAACGCCCGGTGCGTGTCG
Coding sequences within it:
- a CDS encoding sugar phosphate isomerase/epimerase family protein, which encodes MALKLGAYTACLHDRPLTEALDILKENGLTSVEVNTGGFIPSPHCPVDLLLSSATAREEYLAAFAARGMELTGLNCNGNPLNPLPGVGPKHADDLRRTIRLAGLLGVKHVVTMSGTPGSDPGAKYPSWVVNPWDGVYMDVLDYQWGVAVAFWKEIDALARANDVRVAIEMHPHNVVFSPVTLKRLVDATGATNVGAEMDPSHLMWQGMDVIASIKWLGPLVFHAAAKDATLCPGADIRGVLDTSFTRVPADAPGKVPTGYGFWCNAWPENPAWKFVAVGVGNDVPFWTEFLRALAEIDPDMAVNIEHEDAAYSQTEGLALAAKNLHSAASAI
- a CDS encoding Gfo/Idh/MocA family protein, whose protein sequence is MTTSGKPLSVAVIGAGMAGRSHAAGYRNVNTVFGAGLPPIRLAAIADANVALGEDAARRYGFEKALPSWEAVVEDPTIDAVSIVVGNALHRPIAEALVAAGKHVLCEKPLAGSLEDARAMAELERSAGVVTAVGYTFRRSPGIAGIRDHVQRGELGDLTLFSGRYWCDYATDPNGPLSWRFKGDSGSGALGDVGSHVIDAAEYVAGPIASVSGASLSTQIAKRPLPLGAVVGHNAAPVSDEVGEVENEDTASFTARFESGLVGTFSVTRTGFGLPNGLAFDVLGVGGRAAFDQHRPAEYLFDDAQPEARTRGARQIIVGPQLPYFAGGVPMEAPGVGAGNADNFTYQARAFLDQVTGVAEPLPACATFADALRTMEIIQAVVASSRNGGTAVPVPPAA
- a CDS encoding CoA-acylating methylmalonate-semialdehyde dehydrogenase → MTTILHWINGSPATGTSRQTAPVFNPATGQEQARVALAGAAEVDAAVTAAATAFETWSQSSLTQRTQVMFAFRQLLVEHEEELGRIISAEHGKTVDDARGEITRGREVVEFACGLGDILKGSYSDQVSRGVDVHNFRQPLGVVAGITPFNFPAMVPLWMHPIAIATGNTFILKPSERDPSAANFIADLYQKAGLPDGVFNVVHGGKDAVDAILTHPGIEAVSFVGSTPIAKYVHQTATAHGKRVQALGGAKNHAVVLPDADLDFAANHITAGAYGSAGERCMAVSVAVAVGEAADALVEVLERKAREVMVGPGDAPGTEMGPLVAKAAQERVENAVGTAAGQGATVVVDGRGLKIDGHEDGFFTGPTLLDHVTTEMDAYKEELFGPVLAIVRADTLDEAIALINANPYGNGTALFTASGEAARRFQRNIKVGMIGINVPVPVPMSYYSFGGWKDSLIGDSPIHGPEGIRFYTRPKVVTTRWPQPTQQLAAGFNFPTSN
- the iolD gene encoding 3D-(3,5/4)-trihydroxycyclohexane-1,2-dione acylhydrolase (decyclizing) translates to MNTVRLTTAQALVRFLANQYSERDGQEQRLIPGMWGIFGHGNVAGIGQALLQAATTGEADLPYYLARNEQGMVHASVAYAKMRDRLAAFACTASTGPGSTNMITGAALATTNRLPVLLLPSDMFATRAADPVLQQLEDTRGGDVTVNDTFRAVSKYFDRISRPEQLIPAALAAMRVLTDPVETGAVTLALPQDVQAEAYDWPVTFFRHRVWHVGRPVPEPAAVERAARLLRNAKKPLIVAGGGAVYSGAETALRAFAEGTGIPVADTHAGKGAVPWDHPCAVGGIGSTGSYAANELAREADVVLGIGTRYSDFTTASHTVFGNPDVTFVNLNVARLDAVKHSAEPLVADARLAIQALAGALKDWEVPADYRSRTRELITRTREIEERCFNLGHSPLPAQTEILGALNDVLDDRAVVINAAGSMPGDLQQLWRARDPKAYHVEYAYSCMGYEVAAGVGTKMADPSREVVVLVGDGSYLMMAQEIVTMVSEGLKVIIVLVQNHGFASIGALSESLGSQRFGTKYRYRNGDSGQLDGDVLPVDLAANASSLGADVLHATTVDQFRTAMEKAKAAHRTTVVHVETDLYGPNPPGHGWWDVPVSQTSALDTTQAAHNTYATHKHAQRHYL